From Candidatus Paceibacterota bacterium, one genomic window encodes:
- a CDS encoding malectin domain-containing carbohydrate-binding protein: MDAHGVIAPWHQGLNGQCDYRVRIAAETLKRYPWTTTNAAIAAYPHYVFSGHWTIATNGLITPVTPKDWDNADIGQRAVCVLHGMTDYYRYTGDPAAVAHLTYMGNFLLEACLTPPDHPWPDFPISAPVKGKAYWKCDTNGMIQLDLCADMGRALLRTYQLTGNERWLAAARHWGDLLAERCHLEPASDPWPRYANPESAPWKNKKQTGGVVMILAFLDEFVRLGHAGKEGQILQAREAGLRYLRDRLLPAWLADDTWGRYFWDWENPTQGCTLTAEVPAYLIAQRSLFPGWRQDARNIMTLFYNRTSAAPQSGGDVFNGAWAYPESSPCCGRSLWYSPLLVGRTLAQYAAETGDPWAREMAVRQLILQTYDAHDTGITEDNIDGGIIVNGVWFNIAHPLPLRWVLEAISWLPEQLDASRENHVVRSSAVVNQVRYGDGEIAYSTFDAPPRTVDVLRLSFKPAKITADGRSLRRRRDLSANGYTLKPLPNGDAIVHIRHDGAKEVVVRGKIPQQVMDDAAFSYEGAWTIEENAAALGRTLRVTETKGAVLTARFVGNQVRLLGPASPAGGLADVFLDGVKQSVPIDCWNPSPRSQQVLYYRNGLPNREHTLSIVATGEGNPYSQGCQISGDAVLFSAETAPCSFPTGGGPKDAQRLIFGYPSRQDYRDVKGHWWRPGTEIVTRLAALKDTVAECWWTNAVAEPIGGTSDPEVYRYGYHARDFWVNLTVGPGRYFVRLKFAATRGLNTRTNFFDILLNGRKVVERLDVAATAGGPNKAADLVFDDITPKNGVIEVRCTGLRTIEGGHAVQGEAFIQAFEIGPGHGGQGATPTASSATVN, encoded by the coding sequence GTGGATGCCCACGGCGTGATCGCGCCCTGGCATCAGGGGCTGAACGGCCAATGCGATTACCGTGTGCGGATTGCCGCCGAGACCTTAAAACGCTATCCCTGGACCACTACCAACGCGGCCATCGCTGCGTATCCCCATTACGTCTTCAGCGGACATTGGACCATCGCTACCAACGGCTTGATCACGCCCGTTACCCCCAAGGACTGGGACAATGCTGACATCGGCCAACGTGCGGTCTGTGTCCTGCACGGCATGACCGACTATTACCGTTACACCGGAGACCCCGCGGCTGTCGCGCACCTGACCTATATGGGCAACTTCCTCCTGGAGGCCTGCTTGACGCCGCCGGATCACCCCTGGCCGGATTTCCCCATTAGTGCTCCCGTCAAAGGCAAAGCCTACTGGAAGTGCGATACCAACGGCATGATCCAGCTTGATCTCTGCGCCGACATGGGCCGCGCCCTCCTCCGAACTTATCAACTTACAGGCAACGAGCGCTGGCTGGCCGCCGCCCGGCATTGGGGCGATCTGCTCGCCGAACGCTGCCACCTCGAACCCGCCAGCGATCCCTGGCCGCGCTACGCCAACCCCGAAAGCGCGCCCTGGAAGAACAAGAAACAAACCGGGGGCGTCGTCATGATCCTGGCGTTCCTGGATGAATTCGTTCGGCTGGGCCACGCGGGCAAGGAAGGGCAGATTCTCCAGGCCCGCGAGGCCGGCCTTCGATATCTGCGCGACCGACTCCTGCCGGCCTGGCTCGCGGACGACACCTGGGGCCGGTATTTCTGGGACTGGGAAAACCCGACGCAGGGTTGCACCCTTACCGCCGAAGTACCCGCTTATCTCATCGCCCAAAGGTCCTTGTTCCCTGGCTGGCGCCAAGACGCCCGCAACATCATGACCCTGTTTTACAACCGCACCAGCGCCGCTCCGCAGTCAGGCGGCGACGTGTTCAACGGCGCGTGGGCATATCCCGAGTCCAGCCCCTGCTGCGGACGCTCCCTGTGGTACTCGCCCCTGCTCGTCGGCAGGACCCTCGCTCAATATGCCGCCGAGACGGGCGACCCCTGGGCGCGCGAGATGGCTGTCCGCCAGTTGATCCTTCAAACCTACGACGCTCACGACACCGGCATCACCGAGGATAACATTGATGGCGGCATCATCGTTAACGGCGTCTGGTTCAACATTGCCCATCCGCTGCCCCTGCGCTGGGTGTTGGAGGCCATCAGCTGGTTGCCGGAACAGCTGGACGCCAGCCGGGAAAACCATGTTGTCCGCTCCAGCGCGGTGGTGAACCAGGTCCGCTATGGCGATGGCGAGATTGCCTATTCGACTTTTGACGCCCCGCCCCGAACTGTGGACGTCCTGCGCTTGTCCTTTAAACCTGCAAAAATCACGGCGGACGGCCGCTCGCTGCGCCGGCGCCGAGATCTGTCCGCCAACGGTTACACCCTCAAACCGCTGCCCAATGGCGATGCCATCGTCCACATCCGCCATGACGGCGCGAAAGAGGTGGTCGTCCGCGGCAAAATCCCGCAGCAGGTTATGGACGATGCCGCCTTTAGTTATGAAGGCGCGTGGACCATAGAAGAGAACGCCGCCGCCCTGGGTCGAACACTGCGGGTGACGGAGACAAAGGGCGCCGTCCTGACCGCGCGTTTTGTTGGCAACCAGGTGCGTCTGCTGGGCCCTGCCAGTCCCGCGGGAGGCCTGGCGGACGTATTTCTCGATGGCGTGAAACAGTCTGTCCCCATTGACTGCTGGAACCCTTCGCCGCGCAGCCAGCAGGTGCTCTATTACAGGAACGGCCTTCCGAATCGAGAACACACGCTAAGCATCGTCGCCACCGGCGAGGGGAATCCTTACTCGCAAGGATGCCAAATTAGCGGGGATGCCGTGCTGTTTTCCGCCGAGACCGCGCCGTGCAGTTTCCCAACCGGCGGCGGCCCGAAAGACGCGCAGCGGCTGATCTTCGGCTATCCGTCGCGGCAGGATTACCGCGATGTCAAGGGGCATTGGTGGCGTCCGGGGACCGAGATCGTGACGCGCCTCGCCGCGTTGAAAGACACAGTGGCCGAGTGCTGGTGGACAAACGCCGTCGCCGAACCGATTGGCGGAACCTCCGATCCGGAGGTCTACCGTTACGGCTACCACGCCCGCGATTTCTGGGTGAACCTCACGGTTGGACCGGGCAGGTATTTTGTCCGACTCAAGTTCGCCGCCACGCGTGGCTTGAACACGCGCACGAACTTTTTCGATATCCTGCTCAACGGACGCAAAGTGGTTGAACGGCTCGACGTGGCCGCCACGGCCGGCGGGCCAAACAAGGCGGCGGACCTCGTCTTTGACGACATCACGCCGAAGAACGGAGTTATCGAGGTTCGTTGCACCGGGCTGCGAACGATCGAGGGAGGTCATGCCGTCCAGGGCGAAGCCTTCATCCAGGCCTTTGAAATCGGGCCGGGCCACGGGGGCCAGGGCGCAACGCCGACTGCTTCCAGCGCCACCGTCAATTAG